In Acanthopagrus latus isolate v.2019 chromosome 17, fAcaLat1.1, whole genome shotgun sequence, the following are encoded in one genomic region:
- the cxcr3.1 gene encoding C-X-C chemokine receptor type 3.1, with product MANGLRFSQEDLKGLDEFYNDTYEYPSEEYCCDGVGDICDLKEGMQFEAMFIPFLYSVAFAVGVLGNGLLLGVLFQSRKTWSVTDTFILHLGVADVLLLVTLPLWAAQAHQAPGWTFGTPLCKITGAVFTINFYCGIFLLACISLDRYLSIVHATQMYSRRNPWVVHISCMVVWLFSLLLSIPDWIFLEALEDIRRDKTECVHNFLKFDNLSEDALKVSRSVGDWRLASRLLYHIVGFLLPSAILIFCYSSILRRLRCGSQGLQKQKAFRVIVAVVAVFFLCWTPYNITLMVDTLNTGSSNETCGVRSSLEKARIITSSVGYLHCSLNPILYAFVGVKFRRQLLNILRSLGCKMKTIHQSSRRSSIWSESGDTSNSIAI from the exons ATGGCCAACGGTTTGAGATTTTCCCAGGAAGACCTTAAAGGCTTGGATGAATTTTACAACGACACTTATGAATACCCGTCTGAAGAGTATTGTTGTGATGGGGTGGGGGATATATGCGACCTGAAAGAGGGCATGCAGTTCGAGGCCATGTTCATCCCATTTCTGTACTCGGTGGCCTTTGCCGTGGGTGTCCTGGGGAACGGGCTGCTGCTGGGAGTTCTGTTCCAGAGCAGGAAGACTTGGAGTGTGACCGACAccttcatcctccatctggGTGTGGCAGatgtcctgctgctggtgacGCTGCCCCTGTGGGCTGCACAGGCCCATCAGGCTCCTGGGTGGACCTTTGGCACACCTCTGTGCAAGATCACAGGAGCTGTTTTTACG ATCAACTTCTACTGTGGGATCTTCCTCCTGGCCTGCATCAGTCTGGACCGCTACCTGTCCATCGTCCACGCCACCCAGATGTACTCCCGCAGGAACCCCTGGGTCGTCCACATCAGCTGCATGGTAGTGTGGCTcttctccctgctcctctccatccctGACTGGATCTTTTTGGAGGCTCTGGAGGATATaaggagagacaaaacagagtgCGTTCACAACTTCTTAAAGTTTGATAATCTGTCAGAAGACGCACTCAAGGTCAGCAGGTCAGTGGGTGACTGGCGGCTGGCGTCACGCCTCCTCTACCACATAGTGGGCTTCCTGCTGCCTTCAGCGATCCTGATCTTCTGCTACTCCTCCATCCTGCGGCGGCTGCGCTGCGGCTCCCAGGGCCTCCAGAAGCAGAAGGCTTTCAGGGTCATCGTAGCCGTGGTGGcggttttctttctctgctggaCGCCGTACAACATCACCCTCATGGTGGATACACTTAATACTGGGAGCAGCAACGAGACCTGTGGAGTCAGATCATCTCTGGAGAAAGCCAGGATAATCACCTCCTCCGTAGGTTATCTCCACTGCAGCCTCAATCCCATCCTGTACGCCTTTGTGGGTGTGAAGTTCCGGCGTCAGCTCCTGAACATCCTGAGGTCACTGGGCTGCAAGATGAAGACAATCCACCAGTCCAGCAGGAGGAGCTCCATTTGGTCCGAGTCCGGTGACACCTCCAACTCCATCGCAATCTGA